In a genomic window of Anoxybacter fermentans:
- a CDS encoding radical SAM/SPASM domain-containing protein gives MLYYRAPLAIDFDLTLKCNLNCLHCNVTGGKSLDNEMTTEQVMDVLDQLYNAGVYNIALTGGELLCRKDWRDLVLHAATDKEWKIVINTNGILWNPEDIDFIELLKEKVNISISLDGYDPKSYGILRKKRDGQPAYNEFNRIIKNVEHMLSKSINVHINYTLTKLTLSNFFKTLDFLIKDLGVNGVLGIKFFPYGRGKINYDNLELSYGEWKNFLKEATILKKDKKYKKFIISVTCPWEMYLPLLELGYSLNEIEYIWNYISPLRNKNYSKYRDLGCNAGITSCAISPDGMLTPCGSVSARIPELFCGNILESSLEQVWRESKVLKKLRNLKLKDINNGECVKCDLKKICGGGCRARAFVINGSLDAKDPACPKKL, from the coding sequence ATGTTATATTATAGAGCTCCATTAGCTATTGATTTTGACTTGACTTTAAAATGCAATTTAAATTGTTTGCATTGTAACGTAACTGGTGGGAAAAGTTTAGATAATGAAATGACTACAGAACAAGTTATGGATGTTTTAGATCAACTTTACAATGCAGGTGTATATAATATTGCTTTAACTGGAGGCGAATTACTTTGCCGTAAAGATTGGCGAGATTTAGTTTTACATGCTGCAACTGATAAAGAGTGGAAAATAGTTATTAATACTAATGGGATTTTATGGAATCCAGAGGATATTGATTTTATAGAATTATTAAAAGAAAAAGTTAATATTTCAATTAGTCTGGATGGTTATGATCCAAAATCCTATGGTATTTTGAGAAAAAAAAGAGATGGACAACCTGCTTATAATGAATTTAATCGTATTATAAAAAATGTAGAACATATGTTATCAAAAAGTATTAACGTACATATTAATTATACTCTAACTAAATTAACATTATCTAATTTTTTTAAAACATTAGATTTTTTGATTAAGGATTTAGGTGTAAATGGTGTTTTGGGTATTAAATTTTTTCCTTATGGAAGAGGTAAAATAAATTATGATAACTTAGAACTTTCGTATGGTGAATGGAAAAACTTTTTAAAAGAAGCTACAATACTAAAAAAAGATAAAAAATATAAAAAATTCATTATATCTGTGACTTGCCCTTGGGAGATGTATTTACCTTTATTAGAATTAGGGTATTCATTAAATGAAATTGAATATATATGGAATTATATATCTCCTTTAAGAAATAAAAATTATAGCAAATATCGTGATTTGGGTTGTAATGCTGGTATAACTAGTTGTGCTATTTCTCCTGATGGGATGCTTACTCCGTGCGGGTCCGTATCTGCAAGAATTCCAGAATTATTTTGTGGTAACATTCTAGAAAGTAGTTTAGAACAAGTTTGGAGAGAGTCAAAGGTTTTAAAAAAATTAAGAAATTTAAAGTTAAAGGATATAAATAATGGGGAATGTGTGAAATGTGATTTAAAAAAAATATGCGGTGGTGGATGTAGAGCTAGAGCTTTTGTAATTAATGGAAGTCTAGATGCAAAAGACCCGGCTTGTCCAAAAAAATTGTGA
- a CDS encoding radical SAM/SPASM domain-containing protein — MFKIKNPNQCLLSITEKCNFSCIHCFTDSSKKLENVMSLDLFKNCIQQLNDLGVIWINLTGGEPLLHPKIKKILEIAFSFGEQHIFTLLSNGSNWNDDLITLIEKDYKKHQLKIQFSIDGFDYQTFSSIRKGSTINDFENLIDVILKLKQRNHHITVFHTVTKKTLGNALETARFVLEKLNVNQVVLDPLFISGRAKKNFNELVYSYDEWKELLRHVTIIKRDNLWGSLSKRLQMTFFTFYELVIPLKELGMEQELKEIWHFDEEVFFRYRPIWCEAGVTDLCINSRGDVFPCVPAISTNFVAGNIQEQSLSEIWFKSDLFNWFREIQFEVIKKEPCIDCEFKRICGGGCRISAQALLNDRTAPDPRCPKVRDYLKYYGEGDTNEGRS, encoded by the coding sequence ATGTTTAAAATTAAGAACCCAAATCAATGTTTATTGTCAATAACTGAAAAATGTAATTTTTCATGCATCCATTGTTTTACTGATTCTTCTAAAAAACTTGAAAATGTAATGTCATTGGATTTATTTAAAAATTGTATTCAGCAATTAAATGATTTAGGAGTTATATGGATAAATTTAACAGGTGGTGAACCACTTTTACATCCAAAAATAAAAAAAATTTTGGAAATAGCTTTTTCGTTTGGCGAACAGCATATTTTTACATTGTTATCAAATGGTTCGAATTGGAATGATGATTTAATTACTTTAATAGAAAAAGATTACAAAAAGCATCAGTTAAAAATACAATTTAGTATAGATGGATTCGATTATCAAACTTTTTCTAGTATAAGAAAGGGGAGTACAATAAATGATTTTGAAAATTTAATAGATGTAATTTTGAAATTAAAACAACGTAATCATCATATTACTGTATTTCATACTGTAACAAAAAAAACTTTGGGTAACGCATTAGAAACAGCACGTTTTGTTCTTGAGAAATTAAATGTTAACCAGGTAGTTCTTGACCCGTTATTTATTTCAGGAAGAGCGAAAAAGAACTTTAATGAGTTAGTTTATAGTTATGATGAATGGAAAGAATTGTTAAGACATGTTACAATTATTAAAAGAGATAATTTATGGGGTTCATTATCAAAACGATTGCAAATGACATTTTTTACTTTTTATGAATTAGTTATTCCCTTAAAAGAACTTGGAATGGAGCAAGAATTAAAAGAAATTTGGCATTTTGATGAGGAAGTTTTTTTTAGATATCGCCCAATCTGGTGTGAAGCGGGAGTAACTGACTTATGTATAAACTCACGTGGTGATGTTTTTCCATGTGTACCTGCTATAAGTACTAATTTTGTTGCTGGTAATATTCAAGAGCAAAGTCTGAGTGAAATTTGGTTTAAATCTGATCTTTTTAATTGGTTTAGAGAAATTCAATTTGAAGTCATTAAAAAGGAACCCTGTATTGATTGCGAATTTAAAAGAATATGTGGAGGTGGATGTCGAATATCTGCTCAAGCTTTATTAAATGATAGGACAGCTCCGGATCCTAGGTGTCCGAAAGTTAGAGATTATTTAAAATATTATGGAGAGGGTGATACTAATGAAGGAAGAAGTTGA
- a CDS encoding PqqD family protein, translating into MGILVLKTNGDILRIRKESFGCVIFNRDRYVEGNETAYKIFETLEKVNYNVDQLIQTLLREYQVEENVLIKDLINFFDKFQQVGWFTDIYDELERREVNV; encoded by the coding sequence ATGGGTATTCTTGTTTTAAAAACTAATGGAGATATTTTGAGGATTAGAAAAGAGTCGTTTGGATGTGTTATATTTAATCGTGATAGATATGTCGAAGGAAATGAAACTGCCTATAAAATTTTTGAGACCTTGGAAAAAGTCAATTATAATGTAGATCAACTTATTCAGACTTTATTAAGAGAATATCAAGTGGAAGAGAATGTTTTAATCAAAGATTTAATAAATTTTTTTGATAAATTTCAACAAGTTGGGTGGTTTACTGACATTTATGATGAGTTAGAAAGAAGGGAAGTAAATGTTTAA
- a CDS encoding B12-binding domain-containing radical SAM protein: MKEEVDVLVIYPPRTATIRHSISYSYPGCPPVDTMALRVVKILKEAGFKTKYLPLFNLFYRYSPSDHFKEIIKYLKRFNPKIVLFQTDHLISNRNTACIPHAIKIGTYLKESNFNCKIAFAGKHATIYPKELIKNNCVDLVFRGECEEIIAEVFKKILDKKDLKNYPSILFKNNGELYQTSGYLYVKDINKLPVPDFQEITPYLEEISVNNNITSESIPITLRTSYGCPFRCIFCGGLKQWNHFRTRKSDKINEDINAAFNAFGKRTQIDFLDDELFTYDKEHLRDIIQLFEKKNLRINMVYAHVRYFNEEIAKILSRVTKTVAFGGENSCNRLLKMLNKNQKYEDLQKAIIIAKKFNLKIRLEWLVGLPEETENDVLENLNNIFRLIIEEKITNIQSYVLTPHPGTAIERFPQRYGIEILHRNWHNYLESGGYPVYSTKHLTSNQIYTYWLLTQMVIREGQLISRNLRSRNQSLIVQPPLKETFKAIFSKIN; the protein is encoded by the coding sequence ATGAAGGAAGAAGTTGATGTATTAGTAATTTATCCACCTCGTACAGCGACTATTAGACATTCTATAAGTTATAGTTATCCAGGTTGTCCTCCTGTAGATACGATGGCTCTACGGGTTGTAAAAATTTTAAAGGAAGCCGGTTTCAAGACAAAATACCTTCCATTATTTAATTTGTTTTATCGTTATTCTCCCAGTGATCATTTTAAAGAGATTATTAAATATCTCAAACGATTTAATCCTAAAATAGTTTTATTTCAAACAGACCACTTAATTTCTAATCGTAATACAGCATGTATTCCACATGCAATTAAAATTGGAACTTATCTTAAAGAATCAAATTTCAACTGTAAAATAGCATTTGCAGGAAAACATGCTACAATTTATCCAAAAGAATTAATTAAAAACAATTGTGTTGATTTAGTATTCAGAGGAGAATGTGAAGAAATAATTGCAGAGGTTTTTAAAAAAATATTAGATAAGAAGGATTTAAAAAACTACCCATCTATTTTATTTAAAAATAATGGAGAGTTATATCAAACTTCCGGATATTTATATGTTAAAGATATTAATAAGCTACCTGTTCCTGATTTCCAAGAAATAACTCCTTATTTAGAGGAGATTAGTGTTAATAACAATATTACGTCAGAGTCAATTCCTATAACACTAAGGACTAGTTATGGTTGCCCCTTTAGATGTATTTTTTGTGGTGGATTAAAACAGTGGAATCATTTTAGGACTAGAAAATCTGATAAAATTAATGAAGACATAAATGCTGCTTTTAATGCTTTTGGAAAAAGAACGCAAATAGATTTTTTAGATGATGAACTTTTTACTTATGATAAAGAGCATTTAAGAGATATTATTCAATTATTTGAAAAAAAGAATCTTAGAATAAATATGGTTTATGCTCATGTTCGTTATTTTAATGAAGAAATAGCAAAGATTCTTTCACGTGTAACTAAGACAGTAGCATTTGGGGGTGAAAATTCATGTAATAGACTTTTAAAGATGTTAAATAAAAATCAAAAGTATGAGGATCTACAAAAAGCAATAATAATTGCTAAAAAATTTAATTTAAAAATTCGTCTTGAATGGTTAGTAGGATTACCTGAAGAAACGGAAAATGATGTTTTAGAAAACCTTAATAATATTTTTCGATTAATTATAGAAGAAAAAATTACAAATATTCAATCATATGTATTGACACCACATCCTGGTACTGCTATAGAAAGATTTCCTCAAAGATATGGTATAGAAATTCTTCATCGTAATTGGCATAACTATCTTGAATCTGGAGGATATCCGGTTTATTCAACAAAACATTTAACTTCTAATCAAATATATACTTATTGGTTGCTTACTCAAATGGTTATTCGTGAAGGACAGTTAATTAGTAGAAATCTTAGATCACGAAATCAATCTTTAATTGTTCAACCACCTTTAAAGGAAACTTTTAAGGCTATCTTTTCAAAAATAAATTAG
- a CDS encoding cobyrinate a,c-diamide synthase: MNLPRLVIAGTQSGVGKTTITLGIMAALSRRGFKVAPYKVGPDYIDPGFHTFVTNTKSRNLDLWLLTEEKVKYLFQKNSRDFEISIIEGVMGLYDGVGTKKDKASTAHLAKVLKAPLVLVIDGSGISASAAAQVLGYQLYDRNIDFKGVIVNKVSGEAHYQLIKEAIERDTGIKCFGYLPKTAQIELKSRHLGLVPGMEVKELKSQIDKLIKLVEDFINLEGLMELGKKAPQLKIQKESEEIRQLKIKARDISSVKIGIAYDKAFNFYYQDNLDLLKELGAELVYFSPLYDSKLPSDLDGLYIGGGFPEVFGAELEENKSMRQSIAWAIKNRMPVYAECGGLMYLTREIKTLNNQSYQMVGAILTASIVTERLQRFGYVEIKMGKNLFNVQGCVIPAHEFHYSKLQDDSKLPYTYQIRKKTKNWQCGVGTENLLAGYPHLHFYSYPRLALEFILRCWEYRIRRNH, translated from the coding sequence ATGAATCTGCCGCGTCTTGTTATTGCCGGAACCCAGAGTGGGGTTGGCAAAACCACCATTACATTGGGCATTATGGCAGCTTTAAGCCGGCGCGGGTTTAAAGTTGCTCCGTATAAAGTTGGCCCTGACTATATCGATCCTGGGTTTCACACTTTTGTCACAAATACTAAATCGCGAAATTTAGATCTCTGGCTTTTAACAGAAGAGAAAGTTAAATATCTCTTTCAGAAAAATAGCAGAGATTTTGAAATCTCCATCATTGAAGGAGTGATGGGCCTTTATGATGGAGTTGGAACTAAAAAAGATAAAGCCAGTACTGCCCATCTGGCAAAGGTTTTGAAGGCTCCTTTAGTATTAGTGATTGATGGGAGTGGAATTTCTGCCAGTGCAGCAGCTCAAGTGCTGGGATATCAACTTTATGATAGAAATATTGACTTTAAAGGAGTTATTGTCAACAAAGTCAGTGGAGAGGCCCATTATCAACTGATAAAAGAAGCCATTGAACGGGATACAGGAATAAAATGTTTTGGTTATCTTCCCAAAACAGCCCAGATTGAATTAAAAAGCAGACATTTGGGCCTGGTGCCTGGCATGGAAGTAAAAGAACTTAAAAGTCAGATAGATAAACTGATAAAATTGGTAGAAGATTTTATCAACCTGGAAGGACTTATGGAATTGGGAAAAAAAGCTCCTCAGCTCAAAATTCAGAAAGAATCGGAAGAGATTAGACAATTAAAGATCAAAGCAAGAGATATAAGTTCTGTAAAAATCGGTATAGCTTATGACAAAGCCTTTAACTTCTATTATCAGGATAATCTGGATTTGCTCAAAGAACTTGGAGCTGAACTTGTTTATTTCAGCCCTCTTTATGATTCTAAATTACCATCTGATCTGGACGGACTTTATATTGGAGGAGGATTTCCAGAAGTTTTTGGAGCCGAATTAGAAGAGAATAAATCCATGCGTCAATCCATAGCCTGGGCGATAAAAAACAGAATGCCTGTTTATGCTGAATGTGGTGGATTGATGTATCTTACAAGGGAGATAAAAACTTTAAATAATCAAAGTTATCAGATGGTTGGGGCAATTCTAACAGCCAGCATAGTGACAGAAAGATTGCAGAGATTCGGTTATGTGGAGATTAAAATGGGTAAAAATCTCTTTAATGTCCAGGGATGTGTTATTCCAGCCCATGAATTTCACTACTCAAAACTTCAAGATGATTCTAAGCTACCTTATACATATCAGATTCGCAAAAAAACGAAAAACTGGCAGTGTGGGGTTGGGACTGAAAACCTTCTTGCAGGTTATCCCCATTTGCATTTTTATAGCTATCCTCGATTGGCTTTGGAGTTTATCTTAAGGTGTTGGGAGTATCGAATAAGGAGGAATCATTGA
- a CDS encoding MFS transporter gives MKTGQFFLFIRTLFNCGAACTTSVATVFLLSKGISYVELGTIWSVYLFVASITDFPTGGLADIIGRKKTFALGSLFNGVSQIVYGLAPNYSLLILAAILSGLGSAQVSGSLQAWLVDELQKENRRKQVGLYFGKARAYGSIGKFIIGLLIGLLMKNNLKILFLISGFIYICTAVVSVLFFNDNYGDTKKGISISKKAILHFIKSRPLIMFSLIMTIYYLIYTVFIFIYQPRAIELGLKVNSLGYLQSLNAIFMGLGSYYVGKLSLRIKPKILLISSYCIFFISLVFMSAANLQLFLGGVVFFFLATGMYFPIYKSWSNEYISSSVRASVMSLLSTIASGFNVLFQVLVGWAIKIFGSKTVLLAISLTCLISIMLIYVIALENSKNKSFLKT, from the coding sequence TTGAAAACAGGTCAATTCTTCCTTTTTATTAGAACCCTTTTTAACTGTGGTGCGGCTTGTACAACGTCTGTTGCTACCGTTTTTTTATTATCTAAAGGTATAAGTTATGTTGAATTGGGAACAATTTGGAGTGTATATCTTTTTGTAGCCAGTATAACTGATTTTCCAACTGGTGGTTTGGCTGATATTATAGGAAGAAAAAAAACATTTGCGTTAGGTTCATTATTTAACGGAGTTTCCCAGATAGTATATGGTTTGGCTCCTAACTATTCTTTGCTAATTTTAGCAGCTATTTTATCTGGACTTGGATCTGCACAAGTAAGTGGATCGCTTCAAGCATGGTTAGTTGATGAATTACAGAAAGAAAATAGAAGAAAACAGGTAGGCTTATATTTTGGGAAAGCCAGAGCATATGGTTCTATAGGAAAATTTATCATAGGTTTATTAATAGGTTTGCTAATGAAAAATAATTTAAAAATTTTATTTTTAATTTCTGGTTTTATTTATATTTGTACAGCAGTAGTATCAGTTTTGTTTTTTAATGATAATTATGGAGATACAAAGAAAGGAATATCAATTAGCAAAAAAGCAATTTTACATTTTATTAAATCTAGACCATTAATAATGTTCAGTTTAATAATGACAATTTATTATTTGATTTATACAGTTTTTATATTTATTTACCAACCTCGGGCGATTGAATTAGGTTTAAAGGTTAATTCTTTAGGATATCTTCAATCACTAAATGCAATTTTTATGGGATTAGGGAGTTATTATGTGGGGAAATTGAGTCTTAGAATTAAACCTAAGATATTGCTGATTTCATCTTATTGTATTTTCTTTATAAGTTTGGTTTTTATGTCAGCTGCTAATCTACAACTATTTTTAGGTGGAGTTGTGTTTTTTTTTCTCGCTACTGGAATGTATTTTCCCATATATAAAAGTTGGAGTAATGAATACATAAGCTCTAGTGTCAGGGCCAGCGTTATGTCACTATTATCTACAATTGCAAGTGGTTTTAATGTTTTATTCCAGGTATTAGTTGGTTGGGCTATAAAAATATTTGGATCTAAAACTGTTTTATTAGCAATTTCATTAACTTGTCTTATTTCTATAATGCTCATTTATGTTATAGCATTGGAAAATTCTAAAAATAAATCTTTTTTAAAAACTTGA
- a CDS encoding L-lactate dehydrogenase encodes MPINRSKVVIIGAGFVGSTLAYTLIHSGVASELVLIDINKEKAQGEVADLNHGLSFVAPVKVKVGDYEECKDAKIVVITAGPSIEPGETRLDLAKKNAKLTKEIVQNIIKYTKDAILLIVTNPVDILTYVAAKVSGLPPHQVIGSGTVLDSARFRYLLSEHCEVDVRNVHGYILGEHGDSEVPIWSLTNIAGMTIDNYCKVCRKCSKEHRDEIFEKVKNAAYYIIERKGATYYGVALAVRRIIEAILRNENSVLTVSSVLEGQHGLDDVALSLPSIVGENGIRQVIELPLTEDELEKLKASADKLKEVIKDLTI; translated from the coding sequence ATGCCTATTAACAGATCTAAAGTGGTGATTATAGGAGCAGGTTTTGTTGGGTCTACCCTGGCATACACCCTTATCCACAGTGGTGTAGCCTCAGAACTGGTTTTAATCGATATTAATAAAGAGAAAGCTCAAGGTGAAGTAGCTGATCTAAACCACGGATTATCCTTTGTAGCACCGGTGAAGGTAAAAGTAGGGGATTATGAAGAGTGTAAAGATGCTAAAATTGTGGTTATTACCGCCGGGCCAAGTATAGAACCTGGTGAGACCAGACTTGATCTGGCAAAGAAAAATGCAAAGCTCACAAAAGAAATTGTACAAAATATTATTAAATACACTAAAGATGCCATCCTTCTTATAGTAACCAATCCGGTAGATATTCTTACATATGTTGCTGCAAAGGTTTCCGGACTACCGCCACATCAAGTGATTGGTTCAGGAACTGTTCTAGACAGTGCAAGATTTCGTTACCTATTAAGTGAGCATTGTGAAGTAGATGTGAGAAATGTTCATGGTTATATTTTAGGTGAGCATGGTGATAGTGAAGTACCAATCTGGAGTCTTACTAATATTGCAGGAATGACAATTGATAATTATTGCAAAGTCTGTAGAAAATGTAGTAAAGAGCATAGAGATGAGATTTTTGAGAAGGTGAAAAATGCAGCATATTATATAATCGAACGGAAAGGAGCTACCTACTATGGAGTGGCTCTGGCAGTTCGCAGAATTATAGAAGCGATATTGAGAAATGAAAATTCAGTTTTGACGGTATCCAGTGTGTTAGAAGGTCAGCACGGTTTGGATGATGTGGCATTAAGTCTGCCCAGTATAGTAGGTGAAAATGGAATCAGACAGGTGATTGAACTTCCCTTGACAGAAGATGAACTTGAGAAATTAAAAGCTTCAGCTGATAAGCTGAAAGAGGTAATAAAAGATTTGACAATTTAA
- a CDS encoding MFS transporter, with product MKYYITFFRENTNFFKLWVSNFVSRLGKYLTLISRITLFYTLTGSASQTATFVIISYLPSFIFAPIGGFLADIGKGKKLLVLSEVVNGVIVLGYLFIRSVYILYLIVFLQMVIALIFQPIRFSLVPKILKDEKEIPTANALEQVSDNTLEILGPALAGVVIYFFGIKMAFLLDSLTYFISALILMLLSIEWKESKKKISEEFTSFFSKFRDAKNFLKKEEIVKLVFIAEFVSLIGAGVINELLVVFVDKTYQMPSESYSFLVSAGNLGALIASILLARWAKRLDRVLMYLFGLIFNGILLIAFSLIPNYYLGIILFFILGIGNAFLQIGLMSIFMEHLNEEVRGKIFSIYIIASTVGSILSLAWSKLFFNIQIGIQPIFLIGALITFITGIIMLYLFKRNGYLIGLKGK from the coding sequence TTGAAGTACTATATTACATTCTTTAGAGAGAATACAAACTTCTTCAAACTATGGGTAAGTAATTTTGTTAGTAGATTAGGAAAGTATCTTACATTGATTTCAAGAATAACTCTTTTCTATACACTAACGGGTTCAGCAAGCCAAACGGCTACTTTTGTTATCATATCATATCTTCCAAGTTTTATCTTTGCACCAATTGGAGGATTCCTTGCAGATATTGGTAAAGGGAAAAAACTACTTGTTCTCTCCGAAGTAGTAAATGGTGTCATAGTTTTGGGTTATCTATTCATAAGATCAGTATATATACTCTATCTAATAGTTTTTTTACAGATGGTAATTGCTTTAATCTTTCAGCCTATAAGATTCTCATTGGTTCCAAAAATCTTGAAAGATGAGAAAGAAATACCAACTGCTAATGCTTTAGAGCAAGTTTCTGACAATACACTTGAGATACTTGGCCCTGCACTTGCCGGTGTGGTGATATATTTCTTTGGAATAAAGATGGCATTCCTTCTTGACAGTCTTACATACTTCATAAGTGCATTAATATTGATGCTGCTATCCATAGAATGGAAGGAAAGTAAGAAGAAAATCTCGGAAGAATTCACCTCATTCTTTTCTAAGTTTAGGGATGCTAAGAACTTTCTAAAGAAAGAAGAAATTGTGAAGTTAGTTTTTATAGCAGAGTTTGTTTCATTAATTGGCGCAGGAGTTATAAATGAATTACTGGTAGTGTTTGTTGATAAAACATATCAGATGCCATCTGAAAGTTATAGCTTCTTAGTTTCAGCAGGAAATTTAGGAGCTCTCATAGCTTCAATCTTATTGGCAAGATGGGCAAAGAGATTAGATAGAGTTTTGATGTATCTATTTGGGTTAATATTTAATGGCATATTACTAATAGCATTCTCCCTGATCCCAAATTACTATCTTGGTATCATTCTATTCTTTATTTTGGGTATTGGAAATGCATTCCTACAGATAGGTTTGATGTCTATATTCATGGAACACCTGAATGAGGAAGTGAGAGGAAAGATATTCTCCATTTACATAATTGCTTCTACTGTTGGTAGTATTCTGTCTCTTGCATGGTCAAAGCTATTCTTCAATATCCAGATAGGTATCCAACCAATTTTCTTAATAGGTGCATTAATAACATTTATTACAGGAATTATAATGCTCTATCTCTTTAAGAGGAATGGATATCTAATTGGTCTCAAAGGGAAGTAA
- a CDS encoding GNAT family N-acetyltransferase: MIRFAKKEDYEQLIQLFKQVDDLHATNMPDFFVKLDRRGSQFIDNFINNNEAAMFVKVIGDEVVGLINGFIKRTPEIPVFKKRKYLMVDTLIVKKEWQKKGIGKELLKALEEWGKEKNVHGIEINVWEFNQTAIQFYLEKEYKVISRRMYKKI; encoded by the coding sequence GTGATCAGGTTTGCTAAAAAAGAAGATTATGAACAGCTAATTCAACTTTTTAAACAGGTTGATGATTTGCATGCAACCAATATGCCAGATTTTTTTGTAAAACTTGATAGACGAGGTAGTCAGTTCATTGATAATTTTATAAATAATAATGAAGCGGCAATGTTTGTAAAAGTAATAGGTGATGAAGTTGTAGGATTAATTAACGGTTTTATTAAAAGAACACCTGAAATTCCTGTTTTTAAAAAGAGAAAGTATTTGATGGTAGATACGTTGATAGTAAAAAAAGAATGGCAGAAGAAGGGAATTGGTAAAGAACTATTAAAGGCTTTAGAAGAATGGGGTAAAGAAAAAAATGTTCATGGTATTGAGATAAATGTATGGGAATTTAATCAGACAGCAATTCAATTTTACTTAGAAAAAGAATATAAAGTAATAAGTAGAAGAATGTATAAAAAAATTTAA
- a CDS encoding EFR1 family ferrodoxin (N-terminal region resembles flavodoxins. C-terminal ferrodoxin region binds two 4Fe-4S clusters.): protein MGLNTIDFYYFSGTGNTQLVVKKMRDIFVEKGINVNLYRLEKAVPQDINLNHTLGLGFPVAAQSTYPFVWDFVNRLPDTDGTEIFMVDTLAVYSGAIVGPLKRVLNKKGYKTIGAKEIIMPSNFYPKNIDENKNKIKIDKGLEKAKKYALDIINGRAKWRRVPVLSDMFYFLVSRKMVWRMVADWGKRFKIDRERCTKCGLCVRLCPVNNVRMNEYPWFSDKCQQCLRCISFCPTGAIYIPEKKYKTYRAISIGELLKDE, encoded by the coding sequence ATGGGATTAAATACTATTGATTTCTATTATTTTTCTGGAACAGGAAACACACAATTGGTTGTAAAGAAGATGAGAGATATCTTTGTTGAGAAAGGAATAAATGTTAATCTATATAGACTTGAGAAGGCAGTTCCTCAAGATATAAATTTAAACCATACACTCGGATTGGGTTTTCCTGTAGCTGCCCAGTCTACATATCCTTTTGTTTGGGATTTTGTGAATAGATTGCCCGATACTGATGGCACCGAAATATTCATGGTCGATACTCTTGCCGTGTATTCCGGGGCCATAGTTGGTCCATTGAAAAGGGTTTTGAATAAAAAAGGATATAAAACCATTGGGGCAAAAGAGATAATAATGCCTTCTAATTTTTATCCTAAAAATATTGATGAAAATAAAAATAAAATAAAAATAGACAAGGGGTTGGAAAAAGCAAAAAAATACGCTCTTGATATAATTAATGGCAGAGCAAAATGGAGAAGAGTTCCCGTACTATCTGATATGTTCTACTTTTTGGTTTCAAGAAAAATGGTCTGGAGGATGGTAGCAGATTGGGGTAAACGTTTCAAGATTGATAGGGAAAGGTGCACTAAATGTGGGCTTTGTGTGAGGTTATGCCCCGTTAATAATGTCCGAATGAATGAATATCCATGGTTCTCTGATAAATGTCAGCAGTGTTTACGATGTATTTCTTTTTGTCCTACAGGGGCGATATATATACCTGAAAAGAAATACAAAACATATCGTGCAATAAGTATAGGAGAGTTGTTGAAGGATGAATAA
- a CDS encoding GNAT family N-acetyltransferase — protein MQKHLLYVAMDVDEVVGFVAIKHKNNHVSEILWMTVKKERQKQGIGSALIDHIVNDLRAQGIRLLEVKTLSDDVNYPLYEITRHFYEVMGFMYLETIDPYPGWDQGNSCAIYVKIL, from the coding sequence TTGCAAAAACATTTGCTATATGTTGCAATGGATGTGGATGAAGTAGTAGGTTTTGTTGCAATAAAACATAAAAATAATCATGTTTCTGAAATCTTATGGATGACTGTAAAAAAGGAGCGTCAGAAACAGGGGATTGGTTCTGCATTGATTGATCATATTGTAAATGATTTAAGAGCTCAGGGAATTAGATTATTAGAAGTAAAGACACTTTCTGATGATGTTAATTATCCCCTTTATGAGATTACACGACATTTTTATGAGGTTATGGGTTTTATGTATCTAGAGACAATCGATCCATATCCCGGATGGGATCAAGGTAATTCATGTGCAATCTATGTAAAGATATTGTAA